tttgtactttaattttcaactttcaaattttagtcTATTTCAAAGGCAGTAACATAGTAATTCGTGTAGCAATTCACATATacttcatataaaattttaaaaatatataaaattcaaagcctaatttaactaaaatttgaaagttgatgattaaaataattttaaaaggaaaaaaagagagtaaaatatCATTATAGGGGGAAAAGTGAGAAATAAATGGAATTCATTGTAATAGTCGGTATTGACTCAAATTTCCACTCACAtttattaactattaaattaaaatgaaacccATAGACCAGCTGTATTTAATAGAGTTATTTCTTAACCACTAAAGCCTAAGCctttttgtgaaaaataaaatggagaCATCAAAAGTAGgtgactttttattttttttttcaaaaagaatgaTTAGTACAAATAGAATTGGATTTCttcatttttataattagatACAAGTTATATGCTATTtagtatttgaatttaattttaattttaatgttgaaTTAGGTACTTGAATTTTGCTTTATCTCAATTAagtacctatatatatattttttactaaaGCACACatgtcaaatattaattaagtcATATTGCCATCTAATCTAAATACCATATTAAACattaaacccaaacccaaatattaaattgGAACAGATAAGATTTtaataccaaattgaacattaataCCAAATTCAAGTACTAAATGGAATAATAATCCTGTAATAAACAATGCAAGAAGACATTGATCTCTTCACTCTATTTTACTCCATTGTAGATATATATATTCTGTATTATATACAACTTTCATTAGTGGTTCTAACATgctttacatattttttttatagaaaaagaaTCACAAGTTGACATGAATCTAATCACACAGCACTGTCAAACAgattttttgaagatttttatgATGTCAGATTATAACAGACATCTCACAACTCAGGGCAAAAACTCACTCACATAGTGCCAACAATTGTCTAGGTTTCGTCCTTTGACTGTGCTTTTTTTGCTTGAAGGCAATAGAATGGAATCGATAAAAGTCATAAATTTGATTCACGAGTCCCTTTGAGAACCGTCTCCGGCCGAATTACGAGCTTGCTGAAGTTGGATCATGTATTGTCTTTGAAGATATCTAAGCTTGTCCAATAGTTCATGGAACGTTGGTCGGCATTGTGGATCACTGGATTGGAAAAGTTGTGGTTGCACATATTAGGTGACGATTGCAAATTATACAGACTAAAGCATTCGAAAATATGTGAACATTATAAGGAGAAAAAGCACCTTTGCCAGCAACTTTCAATTATAGAAGACCACCGCGGATCTACTTCTTTTGGTATCTCTAGCCGTTGATTCATGAACCCCACAGCTCCAATTACCTGTGAATATACTAAAAGAACTTTTGTTCGTATATGCAGAGCCGTGAAGACGAATGAGTTAAAATCCTTTTAAATGAAAAGGATACCTGCATTGAGTTGAGATTATCCCAAGGTATCTTCTCAGTAGCAAGCTCCCATAAAATGACTCCAAAACTATATATATCAGACCTAAGtcggaaagaaaaagaaatgcaaagTTATTGGCCAGAGAAAAGTTGAATGTGATGGAATGGGGTTGCGGGATTTAGGAAAGGGGATGACATACTTCTCATCAGAGGGTTCATTACGAAGAACTTCTGGTGCCATCCATTGAGGCTGCAAGAAATGGTGTACTTATGAGTGATTTAAATATTTCTGATGAAGCAAATGAAATTTTCAGTAAAATACCGTTCCCTTCCCGGTCTTTGTTGTGAGATATGTTTCGTGCTTGAGACGTGACAAACCAAAATCGCCAACCTATTTTACATCGAATAAACGAAAAAGCATCCTCAAAACCGAGAAGTAAACTATAACTGGATTTGCATTTAGAAAGGGAGTACATAACTAGAGGCAAACCTTCACGATCCAGTTCTTATCAACTAGAAGATTTGATGACTTCAAGTCACGATGAATGATAGGTGGATTGCAATGATGAAGGTAATTCATTCCCCGTGCCTGTTGAAGCTCAATTAATAAGGTGAATTGACATAGGGAAGGGATAATCCAGTAATGCATGCAAGGATGAAAGAAAACCGAATACATGATGGCACTATATATGCATAAAAAACGGGGAGTCATAGAGAAActggaaaaagaatgaaaataaaaattaaaaagctaAAACTCATAATACTCACAATATCCAATGCCATATGAACACGCCGTCTCCAATCGAGTTTGGTAGTATTTCTCTGTAGTAATCGAAACAAACTCCCACTGCAACAAAGAAACGTAAACATAAGGATTCCGCAGAGCCATAAATATGCAATGTGAAAGTTACGAAAAAAGGAAGAGAACGAACCGTGGAAGGAACTCCGTGACAATGCAGAGACGTTGAGGCGAAGTCACGGCTCCCATGAACAACAGAACATTCGGATGCCTAAGTCTTTTCATCAGAGATACCTTAAAAGCAAAAGTAAAACCGTGACCACCGTTCCAAAGAGGAAGGAACTCGAAATAATAACAAATGCAGTGGCTTTGGACTCAGCGAATGCAAAGTTAGGATGGCGCATGCATCATGTGATTTTACGGTTACCACCAAAAAGAAACTGAATTTATGAATAAAGCACACCTCCTGTCTAAAGGAATCTATCACGTCATCTGAATATTCCTGCTTCGAGAATACCTTGACAGCAACGTCCTGCAATAACATGAATACAGTTAATTAACACAAATAATCATACGAGCATGCTCTTTAATAATACCAATGAATAACTAATGAGTACAAGAATGAATTCATTGCAATGCATTCGCAACTTCCATGAATTGGTATTTAACCACAAGTGTCCCGAAACGAATCACGGTACTCCTAAACCAAAATTTCAAGTTATATTCATCCATAATGCAAACGTAAATCCTATCAAAAGTGAAGGCTTTGAATGAAGCAAGAGAACGTACTGATCCATACCACAGGCCATGATACACGGTTCCACAAGAACCTGCAAATGAAAGCAAAGATACATAAAGTATTAAACTTATacatattaaagaaaaaaaaacagcacAAACAAGGTAAACACAAACAGTGCTTTGAGTCAATGACCGAGTTCTCCGGCCATTGACAATTCCTTCACTCGAAAGCAATTACCTTGCCCGATTTGCTCTCCGATTGTCAAGTCTTCCCACAAGATTTCGTAATCTAAACAATCAGTGTCGAGATCAACTCTATTAACAGCACTACTGCTGGTACTACCACAGCTGCTGGCACTGCTTGTGCTGTTAACATTAGCAGACGACCAAGAACCTGATGCTGCCTCGTTATTGACAGATCTGTTACTCTCATTAACATGTCCTTCACTTTTTGTACCAGAATATGGGATCTTCGGTTGAAACGTTTCATTCTCTTGATCGTTACTCAACCAAGGCCATACAAAACGTGTAGTCCTTGTCTCGGGTCCTTCTCGATCATTCCCTTTCCAAGGCCATGTTATCCCTTTTTTACCCATTAAGGTCATAATCTTTTGGATTGCGGGTTTTCCTTCATTCTCATCACCAAAATCTCTAGAGGTTCTAGCCGGGGATTTCTCATCAAAAGGCGAAAACACACCAAAAGCAGATGGGTGTATATCTCCCCTAGGTGTACTAGCTCCACTGGAATTTGCATCTTCTTTATGATCAGAAAGAACAGCATCGGACAAACCATGATCAGAATAATGACTATCTCCACTTCCCCCTTCACGATCAGAACAATTCTCTCCCGTCCTAATCTTTGATTTCACTTTGTTGCTCACCTTGGACGCCTGCATTTCGTAACAATCAAACCAATACACCAAACTACAACAAAAGTAAATAGACACGAGACATAAGGAACTAATACCAAATTCGTTATTTTCGACGCAATTGCAGCTTGTAACGGCTGCTGAGGATCAAGACCGAGTTTAGCCGAGACTGCGTTTTTAGACCAGCTAAAAGCCGAATCACCATCGGCTTGCTTTTCAGCTGACAATGCAACTTTCATGTCTTGAAAAGGCCGAGTATCGGTCGAAACACAAATGATTCCAACCAAAGAACCATCATCATCATAAAATGGAGTATTGGTTGCAACAGCTGAAAATCTTTCCCCCATTTTGTTCTTAACAGGGAATTGCCCAGTCCAGCTTTCCCCCATCATAACACGATGAACTATATCATGAGCTACAGAAAAGTCCCTATGATCAACAAGAAGCTCAATGGCATCTTGCCCTAAAGCCTCTGCTGCTAAATACCCATAAAGTTTTTCAGCAGTTCGATTCCTGAAAAAAGAAACCCAATGCAAAAATGATAATGGTAGACTTGTTCATTGAATTAGATTTGAGAATTTGAACTTTGGAACTGAAGAATtgaaaaaataaagagagaaagaaaaccctttttcttttacttGCCAATAAATTATACGGCCACTAAGATCATATATATGAACAGATTGACCCATAGACTGTAATATCTTTAAATACTGGCTGTTAGTGAAATTAACGGCAGCTGGTCCGGTATCCCCACTTTTTCTTCCACTACCTCCGCCGCCGCAGCCGCCGCTGCCGCTATTTAAGGTGTCATTGCTTCTGCTCTCTCTTTGCAACGGCGAGGAATGTCGAAATGGACCCGAAGTTTTCTTCCAATAAGCAGCAGCCGTCGTTGTCCCTCCCGCCGAAGCAGCCGCGGCGTTCCCGGGGAATCGAGGGCGCTGAGGGGAAATAGAGTGGGATCTTTGACGAGTCGAATCGAGCCTTGACTCACCGCCGGATCGCTTTAACTTCGACATTTCTTGCTTGAGATTCGCATGTCCCACTTCTAGTTCTTGAATCTTTCTCAATAGTTCCTCCGCCGGCGGCGTTTCCATTTTATACGCTTTTCCCTTTTACTTTCTTTTCGCTTTTCCTCTaaaaaaaaccaatcaaaattcaAAGCTTTGATAAGATAAATGAAGATTTTCACAATATTTTCTCTGTAGAAGCTTTCGTCTCTTTTAAGAGGTCCAAGACTCAAAAAGACAACAACTTTTTTGTTATTGGTCTAATTCTAAACTTCAACCctctattttataaaaattgatacactggtcctttaatttaatttatcaaacttTAGTCTCATTCTGTATTAAAAccagtaaaagtaccatggaggcccatGTATTAGAATTCAGTTtgcatttttcccttctacttaaaaaataaaaaaattaaccattgTATATtatatcaaagagtaaattgatatttttgttaaaattttctttttttttatatttaaaaaactgGCGTGATGAATAACCAAATAATTTCACGTGGCATGCAACGTGTACCTCATATTGACATACAAtaatcaatttttaacagtaaatattgatagaaattttaacaaaatgactaatttacttttttttaatagaaaaaataaaatgcaaacaAAAGTCTCCATGTTACTTTTACCTACTATAACTTCAAAGTTAATACAATTAGTAACATTCTTAAACCTTCTCGTTAAATCATTAACTCGAGAATCATTGACTTAACAGTTTATATatgcaaaaagaaaaagtaaaaattagtagttcaacaatttatatataataaattaacaaaaactcaatatttattgtacaaaaattatgttctcgtaaattaaaataaaaatactaaattttttattttaataaaataaatgataaattttaaaattatacgttttttcaattttgattttgggaagaaattttttttaatttctctaatTATTATCAACTGTGATTTAAACTAGATCATTAAATACAAAATGACAAGGGATTTGCTTTCCACGCGCTATTAATTCATGTCGCACTTATTAGCCTATAAAAGTGGTGGCTTTTACTTTTTTATCCAATCAGTGTCGCGCGTTTACAAACGCGCATTTGGTGCTTCCCCTTTTAGACAAATTTCGGCTTTTTTCTTttacaatctttaattttcagaaATTTGTCCGGCTTTCAATATTTTTTCTATAGATAAACGTGATAATTTCTGCGTCCTATTATTTTTCACATTACGACCACGAAAAtcaaactcagaaaattttttatggcagtaaaaattaagttaaatatattttctatgagaattaaaaataaatctattattatattaattttatttttttataaaatttaagattaaattaaaatattaatattttaaaaaaatttaaatataattttatcatatattaatttataatttttataaaatttaaaatgaaatttttcaagGGATATGACCCTTGGTTACTCCCTTAGTCCCTTGCACAAGTGCATTAGTAAAAGATTTgggtttgatttttcttttgaaagtTTATATTAATGGTACAATCAAAATACAATATTTGGACAACCCTTACCCATCAAagaaatattataacatatttgttcacaacttaacattttttaattatatttatatttatataaaaaaactcaatatgtacccaaaaaatttatttttaaaatactaaaaatcacaatagaaattataaataatacatcattaaaataattataactaaaatcaattattacatgattaaaaatataaatatattcatagaaataaatttaaaaaaatttacgtataattaaacttaaaccaaaattatatatgaaaagcgcgcacacatatatatatatatatttaacaacaTGAAAAGTCGAATTTTAAATCTAGAATTAGTTAACCAACTTCCTTTTTATAGTTCCAAGTTGAAGTCCACAATTTTGTTAGCCAATTAAAAGTAAAAGTTGGGTGGCTGCTTGTCTAAATGAAGAAAGTATGCTTCCAACTTTTCCTTTGAGggaagtattattattttttagtattattaaattattaataagttcaattttaaaatgttaaaaaatgttcattatttaaaattttttatttatataatagaaataaaaacatttaaataatttaataatcattttgtatttttttaaaattaagtgatcaAACTATAAACctaacaataatttaataattttgaatataatttacttttttaaaaataattgttattttttttcaaatttgaggctcaatataaaaaaattatattttaataaaaaatttaaatttaatatcaacttaaatttcatttcaaataacTTTTTATAACTTATCTTATTAATCATTATTTGGTCTTCCCCTCCTTTCTAAAAACTTCTAAATATGTGAACTTTTTTTTATCtgagaatatttaaaaataaattatccatACCAAAAGTTAGTATTTCTTTAATAGATaaaactttttattaaatttaataatgtgTATATTATATACATGGAGGAGTTTGTTGAATATATTGAAGATACGTGATAGGTTGACAAAGTTAAATAATGGGAGCAaaagtagaaaataaaagatttatTTGGGGTTATTGTTTTTGCATTGTCTATAAAGCGATAAGGTTGATGGGCATAAGCATTCCAATTTTTAAAGTTTAGGGGTGGGGGGGGGGGGTCAGTTTCAGCTTTGGAACCTAGTGGCAAGTTGTTGCcctctaaaatatatattaaaaataataattgtacAAAGCGTCgttatttttgtccatataattTTTTGGGTAATTTGGACCTAaagttattaaactattaataaatttatattttagtcacttaactttataaaattataaaatgatcattaaaGTATTCGAATGATTTCATTTAattcaccaaattatttaaaaccttttatttaagtcaatttttttttaagttatagcTAGTAAGCTTCAAAAGACAATTCAACAGTTGGTATGATGGATCAGAGCCCATCGGTAAATAGAATAATATACTTTAGATTTGAGTTAATTTAATAGGTAGTGTCGGTGATTGAAGAATaaagttatttgaattttaatttgtaGATTCGTGATGTTCAAGgttgttttgtaaaaaaattaactttaaaagAAAATGGGGTGAGTTCTTTTAATTGGTACAGAAACGAAAAATACCATACAATACAATTTAACATCCCTATACTTAAATGAACACtgttaagtaactaaaatataaacttactaataatttattcACCTTAATTTATTTTACACATATTAATTCTTTACTTTAATCGGTGGTTAATAATAATAGACACAAGTGGTGGTGGGAGATTTCCACCTCACCCatacattagttttttttttcttctattttttaagAGTATATTTGGGTGGGTTatatgattaattttggtgtACTTGGAAATAACAATAGATTGGACAATAAATTAGTGAAATATCTATTTGGGTTGAAATGTAAGGGTGGTCGtagatgtaaaaaaaaaatattagggacattaaattattttaatatgaaataaatttttatatatttttttataaaaactaattgtaattaaaatttaatgaatatttGAAAAAGAAACTTGTTTGGGTCAATGTTAGACCTATCATCTCGAgtagaaatgataaaaattcaaaccctgtattatcacgattaagaaataaacaataattataaaaataaatatagtaaaaatatatttaaattaatataaatttttaaataataatttatagatgaaactttatttttattttttggtgaatgattgaaactttatttttaaagtaCCATAAAGATAAAACTTTACATAGTAAATACAAaagatttttcaaattattacTTTGTTTATTCATCTTTTAAATAAAGTCAccattcaaaaaatttaaatcttcCAACTTAATCATTTATtagttttaagatttatttttaaattatagtttaatatatttaagtaaaaagtaaaatatatacatatattaaagaCATGAATACcttagtaataaaatttattatttaaaatttgtatttttattattctttaattaaattgattttcaTTTATCTCGTTATATCgattaatataaatatagataattaaaataatgtcaaatttatTGACCAAGGAAAATGCATGCATCAAATTTGTGCCATTTAATGCTAACATTTATGGAATTATATGTTTTGTAaacagataaaataaaataaattttgatgtcGTGAGATAGGCAATGCTTATGGTTTTTAGGTTCATTCCttgtcaagtttttttttttttttgctttttcttctcaATCATTCAATGATTTTTTCATGGTCCAAATTGCAACAATTTCATGTAGGTAGTGGGTGCCTACTATCTCCCCTCAccacacaaaaacaaaaacaaaaaatagaaaacgtgaaggaaaaaaaaaacaaaatttgcgTTGGTCCATATAATAATAAGTTTATGACATATTTTTCAGTTACCTGTGGCATCAACAAGAAGGAATGAGGTTTGTAGATAATTTATCTGGTGTATCAAAAGTCAGAAATATATTTTAAAGAGTTTGAGAGAGTGATGATTAGAGGTGTTTATGGGTCGGGCTGGGTCAGGTTTCGGGCTGGgctcaattaaaaaattatgccTATTTATTGGGTTCGGGCCAGCCGGGcttaaaaaatgggcctaaaattttgttcaagtccgacccggataaaaatactaaaactcagGCCTAGCCCGGCCcgctcgtattaattttttatattatttttaaaaatatataatacatcaaaaatacaaaaaatatcaaaataaatattttccaacaaattaaaaataaattttaaaaaatatgtagacttaaataactctaagataaatgcaacttaacaagcaaatgcttttaaaataataaaaaaattaacaaatgcctttaaaataataagaaaattaataataaaataaattttatacaatatccaaacaataacaacaaaataatagcaacataatagtaaaatggtagcaaaatagggagaaaacaacaagaaaataactttcaaaaataaaaaatatgcaattttttttgtctaagcccatttttcgggcctatatttttgtccaaaccctcccacatttcgggccGAGCCAGGTAGcctggcccatgcacacctctagtgatgattaaggtatgaattagAGAATATAATGGTTATCTACATCGATCGTGTGTCTACAATATATTTAAGGAGAATATCTATAGGCTAAATGCCCTCCTGTGATTTGTGGGTTTTCATTAAGTTTTATAGTTCGAGATTCTCTCATTAAACCAATAATGTGACATGATGAGACGTGGTTGTAATGTATGTGAGTAAGAGATGACGATAATTTTTTTGAGCAAAGTCTATAAGTTTGATGACTTATAAGGTTTACTAACTTGTTGCGGTGTTGTCTCGTAGCAAGACGTGTTTCATAGTTGAAAATATTAAACTAAGTTTAAGTTAGACCATTTTTAAATTAGcctaattttttattcaaattcatttttttagtttaatatttttatccaaattcctTCAAATTTAAAATAGCTCTTTAAGCTTAAGTGAGTAGTCCAAATAAGTTTAATTCGAAGAATTAACActataattatgatttttttaaagtagCATGAAAATTTCTTATTTGTGTGACATTGGCCCATATTTATTGTCCCATTttgaaaatctttatttttttatataatttttttacttttttatgattattttatctaGTCATCATTGAACCGATGATTTAATCGGGTCAATACTCGCTCAATAAAAAAGACCGTTAGCAAGCCTAGCCCCATTATCATAAGCCTTTTATGAATGTATTTATCCAAGCCTATCCCGAGTGTTTTGTTGTCGATCGAGCTTACAAAGCGCTTTGTACGCTC
This window of the Gossypium hirsutum isolate 1008001.06 chromosome A09, Gossypium_hirsutum_v2.1, whole genome shotgun sequence genome carries:
- the LOC107926508 gene encoding uncharacterized protein isoform X1; its protein translation is METPPAEELLRKIQELEVGHANLKQEMSKLKRSGGESRLDSTRQRSHSISPQRPRFPGNAAAASAGGTTTAAAYWKKTSGPFRHSSPLQRESRSNDTLNSGSGGCGGGGSGRKSGDTGPAAVNFTNSQYLKILQSMGQSVHIYDLSGRIIYWQVKEKGNRTAEKLYGYLAAEALGQDAIELLVDHRDFSVAHDIVHRVMMGESWTGQFPVKNKMGERFSAVATNTPFYDDDGSLVGIICVSTDTRPFQDMKVALSAEKQADGDSAFSWSKNAVSAKLGLDPQQPLQAAIASKITNLASKVSNKVKSKIRTGENCSDREGGSGDSHYSDHGLSDAVLSDHKEDANSSGASTPRGDIHPSAFGVFSPFDEKSPARTSRDFGDENEGKPAIQKIMTLMGKKGITWPWKGNDREGPETRTTRFVWPWLSNDQENETFQPKIPYSGTKSEGHVNESNRSVNNEAASGSWSSANVNSTSSASSCGSTSSSAVNRVDLDTDCLDYEILWEDLTIGEQIGQGSCGTVYHGLWYGSDVAVKVFSKQEYSDDVIDSFRQEVSLMKRLRHPNVLLFMGAVTSPQRLCIVTEFLPRGSLFRLLQRNTTKLDWRRRVHMALDIARGMNYLHHCNPPIIHRDLKSSNLLVDKNWIVKVGDFGLSRLKHETYLTTKTGKGTPQWMAPEVLRNEPSDEKSDIYSFGVILWELATEKIPWDNLNSMQVIGAVGFMNQRLEIPKEVDPRWSSIIESCWQSDPQCRPTFHELLDKLRYLQRQYMIQLQQARNSAGDGSQRDS
- the LOC107926508 gene encoding uncharacterized protein isoform X2, translated to METPPAEELLRKIQELEVGHANLKQEMSKLKRSGGESRLDSTRQRSHSISPQRPRFPGNAAAASAGGTTTAAAYWKKTSGPFRHSSPLQRESRSNDTLNSGSGGCGGGGSGRKSGDTGPAAVNFTNSQYLKILQSMGQSVHIYDLSGRIIYWNRTAEKLYGYLAAEALGQDAIELLVDHRDFSVAHDIVHRVMMGESWTGQFPVKNKMGERFSAVATNTPFYDDDGSLVGIICVSTDTRPFQDMKVALSAEKQADGDSAFSWSKNAVSAKLGLDPQQPLQAAIASKITNLASKVSNKVKSKIRTGENCSDREGGSGDSHYSDHGLSDAVLSDHKEDANSSGASTPRGDIHPSAFGVFSPFDEKSPARTSRDFGDENEGKPAIQKIMTLMGKKGITWPWKGNDREGPETRTTRFVWPWLSNDQENETFQPKIPYSGTKSEGHVNESNRSVNNEAASGSWSSANVNSTSSASSCGSTSSSAVNRVDLDTDCLDYEILWEDLTIGEQIGQGSCGTVYHGLWYGSDVAVKVFSKQEYSDDVIDSFRQEVSLMKRLRHPNVLLFMGAVTSPQRLCIVTEFLPRGSLFRLLQRNTTKLDWRRRVHMALDIARGMNYLHHCNPPIIHRDLKSSNLLVDKNWIVKVGDFGLSRLKHETYLTTKTGKGTPQWMAPEVLRNEPSDEKSDIYSFGVILWELATEKIPWDNLNSMQVIGAVGFMNQRLEIPKEVDPRWSSIIESCWQSDPQCRPTFHELLDKLRYLQRQYMIQLQQARNSAGDGSQRDS